TCACAGAGGTGAGGAGTTCAAAGGGGTGTACTGAGAGGGCATGGATATTTGgcccatgctcagcagcagcaatgaAGGACTTGGAGGGCCCAGGTGGGAAGGCAGGATGTATATGGGCCTTATTGAGTTTGATTATTGGTGCCACTCTGGCCCCTGtgtgtccctggatcatgtggcaTGGATCTTGAGTGTCAGCTGCTGGTGCCTTATGGACCGCTGTTTGCCCCAGAGCACTGCTCCCTTCCAGCTCTTCCCCACTGCCACAAGGGCACCTCAGGGCtacaggcagcagagccagaggGAGCCTGAGGAGGCTGGGCCCATCCTATGACAGGCATAAAGATGATGCCCCCTTAGTGCCAATGCAGAGTTGAGATCAGACAGAACAGGGAGTGGATTCTCTTCTCGTGTTGAGCAAATGCCCTGGTGCTGTGGGCACTTGTGGGGCCAGAGGCACCGGGGTTAGTGTGGCTGTGTGAAGCCTTCCAAGGATCACCAGAGCAGACAAGACCTTGGTGTACCCCTGCCTGTATAGCCACGCTGAGGGTCCCAGTCTTGTGGCAGTTTCTTCCAGCTCTGGACCTGATGCTGCCAGCTTTTGGGAAAGGTCTTAGTTActatggggatgggagggggcctcctgggacacCAAGACCAGATTTTGCTCTTACAGGCAGCCGTGTTGCATGGACATTGATCCAGCTCCACCTTAAAGCTAGACAGGTCCCCCCTCTCACACTCCTCCTGGTGACAGGCTGTTCCAGGTCCTGGCTGCATGGATGGTCAAATCCCCAGGCATGGCTGAAAACAGTTCCAATTTATGACAGTCCACCATTACTGTAAACAGGGCTGAGGAGGCGGGGAGTGGAGGTGGGCATCAAAGACTTGCAATCCTAAATCTGGCAATCCCACAACGCTTCATTTCTTGCTATACCAACACTTAACCTGACAAACGGGATGACTATAGGATGTCAGGGGGCATGTTGAGGCTGTCGTGTATGAGAGGGCAGATGTTATGGATCCTTGTGATCAGGGCAGATGTTGGGCAGATGTTGTTATGGATCCTTGTGGTTGCAGGGTGGTGGACTTAGCAACCTGGACATCTTTCCAGTTGGGGATTCCTAGGTGTCTGCTCAGTAATGCTCATGTGCTACCTGTTTGTGATCACTTACAGCTTCTCCTAGGGCTCTTACTAGTCTCTACCATTTCCCTGTGGGCTGAGGAGATGCAATTCTCTGAGGGATCTACAGGTGTCATAGTGTCACTTCTCTTTGCATTAAAATGTTGCTTCTTTTGATTGAGATGCTTCCACAGATCTTCTATGAGGAAACTGAAGGGAACGTGGGAGTGCTGGCCAACACTTCCAAAACGACTGCCACAAATACAGGCAAAGCAGTCCCCATCTGCCTGGGGGTCCTATATTAGCTCTGAGGACATCTGATGGTTATAGACCAGAGTCTCTCTTCCAGATCCTGACCCTTAAGTCTGTTCTTGCTTTGTCCATATTGTCTTCCAGCTAAGGCCCAGCCAATCTGACAATAGAATGACTTATAAATAACTCCCACTCTTTCTTAGAGTTTGGCAAATTGCAGGGCGTTTTCCtgtagttttttgttgttgttcttttcgTTAATGGTGTGTTCCAAAGGAAAAACTGTTCCCTGGCCAGTTTGGAAGATGCTAGGAATTATTCCATCTGGGTGTCAGCTTCTCAGTGTCTCAGCCACATACAAAAATACAGTCTTTTGGAAAACCTCAGGGCATTCTCAGATGAAGAGAAGGCTTTCCGGTGAACAGCTGCTGCTGTAAAAACGTTTCAGTTTTGCTCAGAGGCTGCTAGCTCGGAGCACTGTGGTCTAGCAGCTCCGAGGGAACCCAGAGTTATACCAGTCTGTGCTTTCAAAAATattctctctcccctctgcagggATCTTTAGCTAAAACCACAGCTTTGTGTAAACTGAATGGGGAggatcttttcttttccttctctgtagGTTCACACAGGGTGTTTATTAGCTTCTGCCTATCTTAGGAAAACCTCTTTCCACTTTCAAATGCCATCCTCCAAAGCGTCCTAAAAGAGGACAGCAAGTTCCTCTTTGCAGCAAGTGGAAAAAAAGAGCTCTATACCTCTCATCTTTTCTGGGTAGTATATGAATTCCTCTCCTACACTTAAGGTGACAACAGCCCGTTGGTTTTATAACTTCTTAGATTTATTTGTACCAGCCTTCTGCTTAGGAGAAACTTTGATCATAGGATGTGCAGATCTTTTTTGTCTAAAAAGATTTTAAATAAGTAATACAAGCCCCTTGCCCCATTAAAAAGGATCCTATTATGAAAGAGTTTCTGTTTCTGCTATGAGCTGTTGGCTTTGGAATAACAGGGAAGGTGATAAAACTGTTGACCTTGTAAGTCTCACTCTGTAAAGTGAACTACAGCTCCTTAGATCCTGCATGGAAAGGGCCACAATAGCATTTCAACTAGACCCCTCAGCAGAGGAAGCAGTCAGTACTTTTGCATTTCCCTCTCTTCTTGAGGAGGAGCAAGCAGGTCTCTGAGACGGAAAGCAGCATAGCAGGGGCAAAGCAGGAAGCTCAATGTTGTGTTCTCCGGCTCCTCCCTGTGTGCCCCATCACATGGTAAGGGAACACAGTTTTTGCCTGTAGGCCCTTGCCTGAATGCAGCAAACCTTTGTGGTTTTTCTGTGCATTATCCTTTATCCGGCTGATTGTTCTGATCTTAAATTAGCAGGTATTTAGGAAACTCGTAAGGAAATGTCTTCGTTAAGCATTTCCTGTCATGCTCTGTGGAATTCCTGATCTCAGGAAGGAAGCTCTGTTGACAATGCAGAGGGCCAGGCCAAGGCACACAGTTCAAGTTTCAGCTTGGCTTCCATTGCTCACCAGGGACCATCCTCTGCTTGCGTGTGGAGACACCCAGTGGCTGAAGGGAGTAGTGCAAGTGAGCCAAGGTGGTGGTATTaaatgctagggctgtgcgaaatggcgcCACTTCGCTTGGACTTCCTTTTCGACGTTtggatgggacagtgtttcatttcgagttttgtttcatttcaaaagcactgtttcattttgtgtcatcaaaactgtttcactgtttcaatgctgtttcaacattttgcccatataCTATTCTGCACCCAGTgccgggaagatcagtgctgccactggccccagctggcagcaccagcctcttgtcatccggcaggcagattggggcccacacccccaggaggagtctggcacaggccctgcagccctcccgggggtgcgggtgagcccccaatctgcctgccggatgacaggaagctggtgCTGCAGGCTGGTGTAGTGGGATCACTGATCTTCCTGGCACGGGCTGTgtccagcaccagtcccagccagcagtaccagcctcctgtgatccggcaggcagattgggggcctgcacccccaggagcagtctggcacagaccccgcagccctcctgtggctgtggggggccccaATCAGCCTGtgggatcacaggaggctgctcctgccacctgggatggTGCCAGGAAGCTCCTGccacccagcgccaggaaggattccagcacagcccctgcagccctcctgggggtgcaacgagcccccaatctgcctgccggatgacaggaggctgctcctgccacccagcgctgggaagatccgtgctgccactggctccagctggcagcaccagcctccttcCATCCGTCAGGCAGATTGGGGGTTcgtctgcacccccaggagggctgtggggctgtgccagactcctcctgggggtgtgggttcCCGATTTGCCTGCCGGATCACATAAATAACCAGTAGAAATAATATACTCTGCCTAGCAGAAAGGGCAGAGACATCAGAGAGGGGGTAGATCCTGTGCTACCCAGCCCCTGTCAGGGGCTCTGATATTAGAAAGGACCTTAGCCTACACTGTCCAGACCTGCCTTTCCCAGTAGGGAGGGTCCCCTATCTGCTGGCAGGACTGGGATGGAGCTGGCACACAGCTGGGATAGCATGTGATTgctgggcccctgccagcagagggtgcaggcagggtgagAGATGGCCCTGGGATGGAACATgtagggggcagagcagggggaagcagtggtgcaggagccctgATTGCAATGTAGGGGGTACGTGGGGATAGGGAGGAGTGAAAAGGCAGATAGAAAGGGGGCAAGTTGTGGGGATGGGTTGTGGAGCCACGGTGGGAGGGAGGCGGTGTAGTGACATGGAGCTGTTGGAGAGCAAGGGTGAGGGCAGAGAGTCACAGGGGAGTGGTGATGGTGAGGGCACATGGACCTGGTGCGGGCACGTGGGACAGTGGAGGAGTGGTGCTGAGGGGACATGGGGCCatgtggggttgggggcaggggagtgaggaCACACAGAGCCGCGTGGCACAGAGCTCCTTGTACTACTCTCTAATCCCTACTAATTGGCTTTGCCCCCTGGCCATCTCCCCTCctgttggtgggggtggggggtggagggagttaAGAGGATTTTCTTGACTCCTTCTTAAGGTGCTGCTGTCCCATGCCCTTGCTCTCTGCCTGTTCCAGAGGTGCCCGGCTGCCTGTCCACTGCGCCCCGGTGTCCAGCCTCATGCCACGCAAGCAGCCAAGCAAGGCTGAAAAGGACACACACAAAGAGGCTGAGATCCTGGGCAAGGGCAAGGTGGGAGAAGTGGGGGAGAAGCCCCCCAAGGACAAGGAGGAGCCCAAAGCCAGCAAGAGCCCTGGCTCAGAGACCCGCTCCAACGCGCACACTGGCCACATGCACaagagcagcaagaagggccaCAGCGACCCCAACGCTGCTGCCATCAAGGTCTACTCGCCTTTCCTCAACACCGTCTTTGGCAAGGTGTGCCATgggcactggggtggggcaggccaaGGGATGCACCAGGACAGAGATCTGAGGGGCATTTGGGCTCTGCAAGGGGAGTGGATGGTGTGgggagctgtgcaggtgggggaggcagtgggcatTTTGGCAGGGATAATGGTGCCTGTTGGGGGGCTGCTGGGGTGTAGTGGGGCAGCTCTGTGGGGCACATGTGGCTGAGTGGGCATGACCACTGGTGGTGgtctggggtggggtaggggtagTCTATTGGGGGCAAGGTAGTGGGCATCTTCAGGGGCACATCTCTGTTAAGGCAAGTGCTTGAGAGGAAGGAAAGTGGTAGGTGCCCTGGGAACCCAGTCCTGCTCTAGGGAGGGAGCTGTCTGACTGGCATGTCCCATTAAGAACAAGGTCTGTCTCATTGGCCTGAAGACTGGGCTACCACCCATGGCTCAATTGGCTCCCAGAGCTGGCCAGCTTGACTCAGACCCTGGTAGGGACAGTACCTGTCTCCTCCCTCACGTAGTGTTTCCTCTGCCTCCTGTCCCACCAGTGTGCTAGGACCCTGCCACCTTGACTAGCTGGGGTGAATAGGCCCCTCTGAGCtatctgccaggagcctggcaaATCCTGTTAGCCCAGAGCAGGGACCTGGTGCTGGAATAGCAAGGCAATGGCTGCTAGGAGCAAAGGGCGGGAGCTGGGAGCTGCGCCAGgctgcccaggccagggctggagatCACAGCTTTGCTGCAATCTTCCTAATCCTGCCTTCAGGAGGTTAATTTTGGCCAGCTTTTGTCACCTGCTTCTGTGGCTTCTCTGTGAAGGTTACACAGGCTCAgtaccccatcccctgctcttgCCACCCTCCCTGGGGGCAGCACACCATGGTGCGGTCCATGCTCATAGATGgtactcctccccccacccctgacatacttgctcctccagtggcaccctgcttcccccagcctggAAATCTGGatgagggctggatccagacaggAGCCAGGTTGGTTTGGAGTGGGGCAGAAATGGAGCAGGGCTTTTGTCCTCAAGTCCAGGGTGTTGGGGGGACTGGCCACAAAGTGAGGAAGAGGCTCCTTGTCTGGGTGCAGGGTACTGGCTCCTCAGgccagagggagtggggggtgggcttTTCCCCTGCAGAGGTTGCTGGCCCTGTTCCAGCATCATGGTAGGGGCTACTTGCccagggggtggagaaggggtcCTGGACTGTCTGGGGCAGGCTGGTCAGGGCAGGAGCAaagggctgttgctgctgcccatgTGGCATGCTCCTGGCCCTTGGCCCATGCTGATCCCGCTCTTAACGGATGATGGCGTCTTagtggggaaggtgaaaagagaTCGAGCTATAAAGGGAAACGGGGGTGAGTGGCACGAGGTGATTAGTGGGAAGCTGCTGTCTGGCTTAGGCCatgagccctgagctgctcatgTCCCCTGGGACCACAGACCCCACCCCCCCTAACGGGCATGATGCCCTGTGGTTCCCTGACACTGGctctgcatgggggtggggcattTGCAGTGGGGGTATTTGGGACATCTGCCCCAGGGTCTAACTGCTCCCTTTCCTTTCTGTCCCAGGAGAGGGAGCTTTCCCCGGAGGAGATAGATGGTGAGTTGGCATGATGGGCTGCGGGGGAGGGAGTCTGTATTTTAGCCCCTGGGGATGTTTGGGAGGAGGCAGGCTGGATGGAAGCTttgtggccagggcaggggttgacCTCTGGGTCAAACCAGGAGGGGTTCAGTCATGAGCCTAGTGCTGTCATGCCGCCATGCCCAGCCCCCTCAAAGGGTGGGCACGGGCCCCTGGGAGGGACACAGGGCCTGGTGCCCATGGTGGAGCTGCATTTTTACGTACACCTCAAGCTGTGAAGCCTCACAAGGGGCACTCTTTCTctgccacccctgggcagagctgcCCCCTAAGTAGCCCTACCTGCCAACCTTTTTCGCAGCCAGtactgtggcaaggaagtttggcacctggggaaaGCCCACATCGGCACCCCACCCTTGCCTCaagcacagatctggagggcagaTGCCCCTCCCATGCTTCTCTGGGATTGCACCCAGCAGCGGGTGCTGTCTTCTCctgtccccatgccccaccaAATAAACTGCTTGTGGCTGTGtcccgcaccctgccccacctggacAGTGCCTGTTGACACCCCTTTGCTGCAGTGCCCAGGGCGGTCGCCTCACTTGATCCCTGCTCCCTACGACGCTGCTTGCAGCAGAAGATCTTGGGTGACTGCTGCATTAGCATTGCCCACACCCAGGGCATTATGAGAAAAAAAACTCCCAAGGCGGGAACCAGGGGTGCCCTGTCCCATCCCCAAGCCTCTcatgctgcatcccagccaggggTAGCAGGGCAACTCTGTGCCCGGGGCAACTGCAGTTTTTGGAGGAGTGCCGGCTGCTCCGGTGCTGACTGTTGAGGTACGCTCTGCCGCCAGTGGGGTTGTGGCTATTCTTGTGCCCCTCCCACAAGGTTTGGGGCTTCTGCCCTGGTCTTCTTCCTtccctcagttacactactgatcCCAGCCTCTCCAGGCACTGGCTCCCATGTCATTTGGGACAAGAGTATTAGTTAAGAAGAATAAAAGTGATAGGGAGGGACCCTGTGAGGACTTGGCCTTGGAAATTTTGGGGAGTTGGTTCTGCAGACCCTCCCAGGGGATTCACTTAGGGTCAGGATGGTGTTTTCTGTGTGCCAGCACTGAGGGGGTCCCCGGATCtttcccctggcagagctgctAGATGCCTTCAAGGAGTTTGATACAGACCAGGATGGCTACATCAGCTACAAGGACCTGGGCCCTTGCATGCGGACAATGGGCTATATGCCTACCGAGATGGAGCTCATCGAGATCTCTCAGCACATCAAGATGAGGAGTAAGCTTGGCCTGCCTTCTGTACCCTCCTTCCACACTGCCCACTCCATGGGTCCCTTCCCCAGACAAACCCCTCCTCCCATGCTGTCCTTGCTTGGGTCTCTGCCCCAGACAGA
This genomic window from Alligator mississippiensis isolate rAllMis1 chromosome 2, rAllMis1, whole genome shotgun sequence contains:
- the LOC102568141 gene encoding calcium-binding protein 4 isoform X1; translated protein: MPLLSACSRGARLPVHCAPVSSLMPRKQPSKAEKDTHKEAEILGKGKVGEVGEKPPKDKEEPKASKSPGSETRSNAHTGHMHKSSKKGHSDPNAAAIKVYSPFLNTVFGKERELSPEEIDELLDAFKEFDTDQDGYISYKDLGPCMRTMGYMPTEMELIEISQHIKMRSKLGLPSVPSFHTAHSMGPFPRQTPPPMLSLLGSLPQTDPSFMLPCCGLPLQNMQASLIACVPCAVGGRVDFEDFVDMMGPKLREETAHMVGVRELKIAFREVLVRGDARAWHGAWGGDQGIGEGGVSVFGMGIGGRGPSLATLSSASCSLPSTQFDMDGDGEISSMELKDAISALLGEQLKIQEVEEILQDVDLNGDGHVDFDGEAVAPWAQESPP
- the LOC102568141 gene encoding calcium-binding protein 4 isoform X4, with product MPLLSACSRGARLPVHCAPVSSLMPRKQPSKAEKDTHKEAEILGKGKVGEVGEKPPKDKEEPKASKSPGSETRSNAHTGHMHKSSKKGHSDPNAAAIKVYSPFLNTVFGKERELSPEEIDELLDAFKEFDTDQDGYISYKDLGPCMRTMGYMPTEMELIEISQHIKMRMGGRVDFEDFVDMMGPKLREETAHMVGVRELKIAFREVLVRGDARAWHGAWGGDQGIGEGGVSVFGMGIGGRGPSLATLSSASCSLPSTQFDMDGDGEISSMELKDAISALLGEQLKIQEVEEILQDVDLNGDGHVDFDGEAVAPWAQESPP
- the LOC102568141 gene encoding calcium-binding protein 4 isoform X3; the encoded protein is MPLLSACSRGARLPVHCAPVSSLMPRKQPSKAEKDTHKEAEILGKGKVGEVGEKPPKDKEEPKASKSPGSETRSNAHTGHMHKSSKKGHSDPNAAAIKVYSPFLNTVFGKERELSPEEIDELLDAFKEFDTDQDGYISYKDLGPCMRTMGYMPTEMELIEISQHIKMRSKLGLPSVPSFHTAHSMGPFPRQTPPPMLSLLGSLPQTDPSFMLPCCGLPLQNMQASLIACVPCAVGGRVDFEDFVDMMGPKLREETAHMVGVRELKIAFREFDMDGDGEISSMELKDAISALLGEQLKIQEVEEILQDVDLNGDGHVDFDGEAVAPWAQESPP
- the LOC102568141 gene encoding calcium-binding protein 2 isoform X5, encoding MPLLSACSRGARLPVHCAPVSSLMPRKQPSKAEKDTHKEAEILGKGKVGEVGEKPPKDKEEPKASKSPGSETRSNAHTGHMHKSSKKGHSDPNAAAIKVYSPFLNTVFGKERELSPEEIDELLDAFKEFDTDQDGYISYKDLGPCMRTMGYMPTEMELIEISQHIKMRMGGRVDFEDFVDMMGPKLREETAHMVGVRELKIAFREFDMDGDGEISSMELKDAISALLGEQLKIQEVEEILQDVDLNGDGHVDFDGEAVAPWAQESPP
- the LOC102568141 gene encoding calcium-binding protein 2 isoform X6 codes for the protein MPLLSACSRGARLPVHCAPVSSLMPRKQPSKAEKDTHKEAEILGKGKVGEVGEKPPKDKEEPKASKSPGSETRSNAHTGHMHKSSKKGHSDPNAAAIKVYSPFLNTVFGKERELSPEEIDELLDAFKEFDTDQDGYISYKDLGPCMRTMGYMPTEMELIEISQHIKMRMGGRVDFEDFVDMMGPKLREETAHMVGVRELKIAFREFDMDGDGEISSMELKDAISALLGEQLKIQEVEEILQDVDLNGDGHVDFDEFVMMLSSR
- the LOC102568141 gene encoding calcium-binding protein 4 isoform X2, whose product is MPLLSACSRGARLPVHCAPVSSLMPRKQPSKAEKDTHKEAEILGKGKVGEVGEKPPKDKEEPKASKSPGSETRSNAHTGHMHKSSKKGHSDPNAAAIKVYSPFLNTVFGKERELSPEEIDELLDAFKEFDTDQDGYISYKDLGPCMRTMGYMPTEMELIEISQHIKMRSKLGLPSVPSFHTAHSMGPFPRQTPPPMLSLLGSLPQTDPSFMLPCCGLPLQNMQASLIACVPCAVGGRVDFEDFVDMMGPKLREETAHMVGVRELKIAFREVLVRGDARAWHGAWGGDQGIGEGGVSVFGMGIGGRGPSLATLSSASCSLPSTQFDMDGDGEISSMELKDAISALLGEQLKIQEVEEILQDVDLNGDGHVDFDEFVMMLSSR